The proteins below come from a single Deltaproteobacteria bacterium RIFCSPHIGHO2_02_FULL_44_16 genomic window:
- a CDS encoding serine--tRNA ligase yields MLDPKFIRDNIDAVRQNCLHRNISVDLDRFLELDSERRRAITRLEEIRQLQNTIAQKMKSKLTDGERAELIQNGKELKQSEAAAQEALENIETEFLTLSRLIPNMTHPNAPIAQDESGSRELRRWGEIKKFDFQPKDHVALGETLDLIDFEAGARVTGQKFYYLKNEAVLLEFALIQYALSILQKKKFTPFITPDLAKASILDGIGFNPRGNETQIYSIANTDLCLIATSEITLGGYLADTILEAAQLPLRYCGVSHCFRTEAGAAGKESKGLYRVHQFTKVEMFAFTTPEDSEKMHEEFVNIEEEIFQGLEIPYRVVDICTGDLGGPAYRKFDLEAWMPGRGDKGDYGEVTSTSNCTDYQSRRLGIRYRKAGAGKPQFVHMLNGTAIAISRALIALLENHQQKDGSVEIPKALRPFMGGAKQIDRSSITCK; encoded by the coding sequence ATGCTTGATCCCAAATTCATTCGCGACAACATCGATGCTGTTCGACAAAACTGTCTTCATCGAAATATTTCAGTCGATCTCGATCGTTTCTTAGAGCTTGATTCAGAACGAAGACGCGCCATTACGCGACTGGAAGAAATTCGTCAGCTTCAAAATACGATTGCCCAAAAAATGAAGTCAAAGCTCACTGACGGTGAAAGAGCGGAACTCATCCAAAATGGAAAAGAATTGAAGCAGTCAGAAGCAGCAGCGCAAGAGGCGCTTGAAAATATTGAAACTGAGTTTCTCACGCTTTCACGTCTCATTCCGAACATGACGCATCCGAATGCTCCAATTGCACAAGATGAAAGTGGAAGTCGTGAGCTTCGTCGATGGGGAGAAATAAAAAAGTTCGATTTTCAACCCAAAGATCATGTGGCTCTCGGAGAAACGCTCGATCTCATCGACTTTGAAGCTGGTGCGCGCGTGACAGGCCAGAAATTTTATTATCTGAAAAATGAAGCGGTACTTCTGGAGTTTGCACTGATTCAATACGCTCTTTCAATTTTACAAAAGAAAAAATTCACTCCCTTCATTACTCCCGATCTTGCAAAAGCTTCCATTCTTGATGGCATTGGCTTCAATCCTCGTGGCAATGAAACCCAAATTTATTCGATTGCAAATACGGATCTCTGTTTAATTGCAACATCTGAAATCACCCTCGGTGGATACCTTGCAGATACCATTTTAGAAGCAGCGCAGCTTCCGCTTCGCTATTGTGGAGTGTCTCACTGTTTCCGCACTGAAGCAGGCGCTGCGGGAAAAGAGTCCAAAGGACTTTATCGCGTGCATCAGTTTACGAAAGTTGAAATGTTTGCTTTTACCACTCCAGAGGATTCAGAGAAGATGCATGAAGAATTTGTAAACATCGAAGAAGAAATTTTTCAGGGATTAGAAATTCCGTATCGTGTTGTCGATATTTGTACCGGCGATCTTGGTGGTCCTGCCTATCGCAAATTTGATCTTGAAGCCTGGATGCCGGGACGTGGTGACAAAGGAGATTATGGTGAAGTCACGTCGACTTCGAACTGCACTGATTATCAATCACGCCGCCTAGGCATTCGCTATCGAAAAGCAGGCGCAGGAAAACCGCAGTTCGTCCACATGCTCAATGGCACCGCGATCGCTATCAGCCGCGCTCTGATTGCTCTTCTTGAAAATCATCAGCAAAAAGATGGGTCTGTTGAAATTCCAAAAGCTCTTCGCCCTTTTATGGGTGGGGCGAAACAGATTGATCGATCCTCAATCACCTGTAAATAA
- a CDS encoding Fe-S cluster assembly protein SufB → MSTQAIEQLAKREYKFGFTTDIETETLPKGLSEEVIRQISAFKGEPPFMLEFRLKAYAHWLTMQEPHWSMTPYPLINYQDIIYYAAPKQKKKTLASMDEVDPELRRTFEKLGVPLFEQKRLAGVAVDAVFDSVSVATTYKAKLKEHGVIFCSMSEAVQEYPELIQKYLGSVVPHTDNFFAALNAAVFTDGSFVYVPKGVKCPMELSTYFRINTESSGQFERTLIICEENAHVSYLEGCTAPKFDTNQLHAAVVELITLDNAEIKYSTVQNWYAGDPKTGKGGIYNFVTKRGKCLGKRSKISWTQVETGSAITWKYPSCLLLGDDSVGEFYSVALTTNRQQADTGTKMIHVGKNTKSTIIAKGISAGESNNNYRGLVQINKSAEGARNFTQCDSMLIGNKCNANTFPYIDVQHPTAQVEHEASTSKISDDQLFYCRSRGISTEDAMSTIINGFCKDVFRELPTEFAVEATQLLGIKLENTVG, encoded by the coding sequence ATGAGTACGCAAGCCATTGAACAACTCGCAAAACGCGAATATAAATTCGGTTTCACCACTGACATCGAAACAGAAACTCTTCCGAAAGGTTTAAGCGAAGAGGTGATCCGTCAAATTTCGGCGTTTAAGGGAGAGCCTCCTTTCATGCTTGAGTTCCGGCTCAAAGCCTATGCGCATTGGCTGACGATGCAAGAACCGCATTGGTCGATGACACCGTATCCTCTCATAAATTATCAAGACATCATTTATTATGCAGCGCCGAAGCAGAAGAAAAAGACGCTTGCGAGTATGGATGAGGTCGATCCAGAACTTCGTCGCACGTTTGAAAAGTTAGGAGTTCCTCTTTTTGAACAAAAACGTCTGGCAGGAGTTGCAGTGGATGCTGTCTTTGATAGCGTTTCCGTGGCAACAACGTATAAGGCGAAACTCAAAGAGCACGGCGTTATTTTCTGCTCCATGTCAGAAGCGGTGCAAGAATATCCCGAACTGATTCAGAAATATCTCGGCTCTGTTGTTCCTCACACCGATAATTTTTTTGCGGCACTGAATGCAGCAGTTTTTACCGATGGTTCGTTTGTCTATGTTCCGAAGGGTGTGAAATGTCCCATGGAACTCTCAACGTATTTCCGCATTAACACCGAATCATCGGGACAGTTTGAGCGAACCCTTATTATTTGTGAAGAGAATGCCCATGTCAGTTATCTCGAAGGGTGCACCGCACCGAAATTTGATACCAATCAACTCCATGCAGCGGTCGTGGAACTGATTACCCTCGACAACGCTGAAATCAAATACTCCACCGTACAAAATTGGTATGCAGGAGATCCGAAAACCGGAAAAGGTGGAATTTATAATTTCGTGACGAAACGGGGCAAATGCCTTGGGAAAAGATCAAAGATCTCGTGGACCCAAGTGGAAACCGGTTCTGCCATTACCTGGAAATATCCGAGCTGCTTGCTTCTGGGAGATGATTCCGTTGGCGAGTTTTATTCTGTCGCTCTGACCACCAATCGCCAACAGGCTGATACCGGCACGAAGATGATTCACGTTGGGAAAAATACGAAGAGCACGATTATTGCCAAAGGTATTTCTGCAGGTGAGTCGAATAATAACTATCGTGGTCTGGTGCAGATCAATAAATCTGCTGAAGGAGCGCGTAATTTTACGCAGTGTGACTCCATGCTCATTGGCAACAAGTGTAACGCAAATACTTTTCCTTATATCGATGTCCAACATCCCACAGCGCAAGTGGAACACGAAGCTTCGACGTCGAAAATTAGCGATGACCAACTTTTTTACTGTCGCAGTCGCGGCATAAGCACTGAAGACGCGATGAGCACGATCATTAATGGATTTTGCAAAGATGTCTTTCGCGAACTTCCAACAGAATTTGCGGTTGAAGCAACTCAACTTTTAGGGATTAAATTGGAGAACACAGTTGGATAA
- a CDS encoding Fe-S cluster assembly ATPase SufC produces the protein MLVIKNLHANIDGTEILKGVSLTINAGEVHAIMGPNGSGKSTLAKVLTGDESYDVTKGEVIFDGKNLLELEPEERALEGFFMAFQYPIEIPGVNNASFLRMAVNAKRKHAGQDELDPLEFDEILQAKIRLLEMNPDFAERNVNHGFSGGEKKRNEILQMAILEPKLALLDETDSGLDIDALRIVASGVNKLKHEKNAILLITHYQRLLNHIVPDYVHIMYEGKIVRSGDKTLAYELEEKGYDLLQKCA, from the coding sequence ATGTTAGTAATTAAAAACCTTCATGCAAATATCGACGGAACTGAAATCTTAAAAGGAGTTTCGCTCACGATCAATGCTGGCGAAGTACATGCCATCATGGGACCAAACGGTTCTGGCAAAAGCACGCTTGCCAAAGTACTCACGGGCGATGAAAGTTATGACGTCACGAAAGGTGAAGTCATCTTTGATGGGAAAAATCTTTTGGAACTTGAACCAGAAGAGAGAGCGCTCGAAGGTTTTTTCATGGCGTTTCAATATCCGATCGAAATTCCCGGCGTCAATAATGCGAGCTTTCTTCGCATGGCGGTGAACGCAAAACGGAAACATGCCGGTCAAGATGAACTCGATCCCTTGGAGTTCGATGAAATCTTACAAGCAAAAATTCGTTTATTAGAGATGAATCCCGATTTTGCAGAGCGCAATGTCAATCACGGTTTTTCGGGTGGAGAAAAGAAACGAAATGAAATTTTGCAGATGGCCATCTTAGAACCGAAACTCGCTCTTCTCGACGAAACCGATTCAGGTCTCGATATCGACGCTCTTCGTATCGTGGCAAGTGGTGTGAACAAACTCAAACATGAAAAGAACGCGATTCTTCTGATTACTCATTATCAGCGACTCCTCAATCATATTGTTCCTGATTATGTGCATATTATGTATGAAGGGAAAATTGTTCGCTCTGGCGATAAGACTCTTGCCTACGAACTCGAAGAAAAAGGATACGATCTTTTACAAAAATGTGCTTAG
- a CDS encoding Fe-S cluster assembly protein SufD, translating into MSTTIETMIPEKYKNVFAHAPTFTGDVSWLRTLRTKAYKRFQELGFPTRKHEDWRYINLEPILETAFVRPEDIVPHVDQEILQEYILSADNPRLVLVNGRYFEEGSSLGTLPDRVLFEPLHKALTTHGTRVELAISSSIEQEMNPFAALNSLYFQEGIFLSIPEGVRIETPIELFLITTETNQGPAVYYPRVFLSLGAGAKADVVLTCLSLGNERSFHNAVIDLSVGEKAHLSTTVLQRNGKEELQLVTTRIRQAKESALSMTMLTHGGMITRNEVQTSLRGEGATCFLNGLSLIANDSHVFHHPTTHHEMPHTVSRQLYKNIVNGRARSEFNSMAFIHKGAVKSDSAQLNRNMVLSKTSRAISRPQLKVYTDDVVAAHGSTTGQVSNEELFYLRSRGLSKEVATSMLVYGFAEEIVQTISSPTIQKHVEDFVRRDLSEVVANAS; encoded by the coding sequence ATGAGTACAACCATTGAAACCATGATACCGGAAAAATACAAAAATGTTTTTGCGCATGCACCGACATTCACTGGAGATGTGTCGTGGCTCCGCACCCTTCGAACCAAAGCGTATAAACGTTTTCAAGAGCTCGGGTTTCCGACACGAAAACACGAAGATTGGCGCTACATTAATTTAGAACCTATTCTCGAAACAGCCTTTGTCCGTCCAGAAGATATTGTTCCTCACGTCGATCAAGAGATCCTTCAAGAATATATTCTTTCCGCCGACAATCCACGTCTGGTTCTCGTCAACGGACGTTATTTTGAAGAGGGGTCTTCTCTCGGCACTCTTCCCGATCGAGTTCTCTTTGAACCGTTACACAAAGCGCTCACCACCCATGGAACACGTGTGGAACTCGCCATCTCTTCTTCGATTGAGCAGGAAATGAATCCTTTTGCAGCACTGAATAGTCTCTATTTTCAAGAAGGTATTTTTCTTTCCATTCCAGAAGGAGTTCGCATTGAAACTCCGATCGAACTTTTTCTGATCACCACCGAAACAAATCAAGGACCGGCTGTCTATTACCCACGTGTCTTTCTTTCCCTTGGTGCTGGGGCAAAAGCTGATGTGGTCTTAACGTGCTTGTCGTTGGGCAATGAACGATCTTTTCACAATGCGGTCATAGATCTTTCTGTTGGAGAAAAAGCACATCTTTCCACAACGGTTCTTCAACGAAATGGAAAAGAAGAGTTACAACTTGTCACCACGCGCATTCGTCAAGCAAAAGAGAGCGCTCTTTCGATGACCATGCTTACGCATGGAGGAATGATCACACGCAATGAAGTCCAAACATCCCTTCGTGGAGAGGGAGCGACCTGTTTTCTGAATGGTCTCAGTCTTATTGCGAATGATTCGCACGTCTTTCATCATCCGACCACTCATCACGAAATGCCACACACAGTCAGTCGACAGCTTTATAAAAATATTGTCAATGGTCGTGCTCGCTCAGAGTTTAATAGCATGGCCTTTATTCATAAAGGAGCGGTGAAATCTGATTCAGCTCAGCTCAATCGCAATATGGTCCTTTCAAAAACTTCTCGCGCCATTTCACGACCGCAACTGAAAGTCTATACAGATGATGTCGTTGCAGCGCACGGATCCACAACTGGTCAAGTAAGCAATGAAGAACTTTTTTATCTTCGGAGCCGCGGTCTTTCGAAAGAGGTCGCCACGTCGATGCTTGTTTACGGATTTGCAGAAGAAATTGTGCAGACCATTTCTTCTCCGACAATTCAAAAACATGTCGAAGATTTTGTGCGGCGAGATTTAAGCGAGGTGGTCGCAAATGCATCATGA
- a CDS encoding cysteine sulfinate desulfinase has product MEQRQRTQKRGESSFNVEKSRLDFPMLRRSVHGKQLVYLDNAATTQKPTQVLDRMDRFYREEYATVRRGVYGLSQEATEYCHETRKRCQTFLNASSADEIIFTKGTTEAINLLATSYGEKFLHEKDEVLVATTEHHSNIVPWQRLCEKKRAQLRVIPVNDQGEILLEEFKKLLNAQTKIVSVAHVSNALGIIHPIEEITKLAHRAGAVVVIDGAQAAAHLPIDVQRIDCDFYAFSGHKTFGPTGIGVLYGKQKWLESMDPYQGGGDMISSVTFEKITYAPPPAKFEAGTPAIAEIIGLGAALEYLEQFSFDALHAHEQRLLQAATEAIASSGKIKIIGNGQTKVGIISFVMEGIHPHDIGTILDQEGVAVRAGHHCAQPTMDRFGIPATTRISFALYNTFDDVEKLLEGMNQVKKVFGI; this is encoded by the coding sequence ATGGAACAACGGCAAAGAACCCAGAAAAGGGGCGAAAGCTCCTTCAATGTTGAAAAAAGTCGTCTCGATTTTCCCATGCTCCGTCGCAGCGTTCACGGAAAGCAACTGGTCTATCTTGATAATGCTGCGACGACCCAGAAACCGACGCAGGTACTCGATCGCATGGATCGTTTTTATCGTGAAGAATATGCGACCGTCCGTCGCGGCGTCTATGGTCTTAGTCAAGAGGCAACCGAATATTGCCATGAAACACGGAAGCGATGTCAAACATTTCTCAATGCTTCGTCAGCCGATGAAATTATTTTTACAAAGGGGACGACAGAAGCCATCAATCTTCTCGCAACCAGTTACGGTGAAAAATTTCTCCATGAAAAAGATGAAGTTCTGGTGGCAACGACAGAACATCATTCCAACATTGTCCCCTGGCAACGTCTCTGCGAGAAGAAAAGAGCGCAGCTCCGAGTTATTCCCGTGAATGATCAGGGAGAAATTCTTCTTGAGGAATTTAAAAAACTTTTAAATGCACAAACAAAAATTGTGTCAGTTGCTCATGTCTCTAATGCTCTTGGTATCATTCATCCGATTGAAGAAATCACGAAACTGGCGCATCGTGCTGGAGCTGTTGTGGTGATTGATGGAGCGCAAGCTGCGGCACATCTCCCCATCGACGTTCAACGGATTGATTGTGATTTCTACGCTTTTTCAGGTCATAAAACTTTTGGTCCGACCGGCATTGGCGTTCTTTATGGAAAACAGAAATGGCTCGAGAGCATGGATCCCTATCAAGGTGGTGGGGATATGATCTCTTCGGTCACCTTTGAGAAGATCACGTATGCTCCTCCTCCCGCTAAATTTGAAGCGGGTACACCGGCAATTGCTGAAATTATCGGCCTTGGAGCAGCTCTGGAATATCTTGAACAATTTTCTTTTGATGCGCTTCACGCGCATGAACAGAGACTTTTACAAGCAGCGACGGAAGCGATTGCTTCCTCTGGCAAAATAAAAATCATTGGCAATGGGCAAACAAAAGTCGGGATTATCTCTTTTGTCATGGAGGGAATCCATCCTCACGATATCGGAACGATTCTCGATCAAGAGGGAGTCGCCGTGCGCGCTGGTCATCACTGTGCTCAGCCGACCATGGATCGTTTCGGGATTCCGGCAACGACGCGAATCTCTTTTGCTCTCTACAACACGTTCGACGATGTAGAAAAATTACTGGAAGGAATGAACCAGGTAAAAAAGGTTTTCGGAATATGA
- a CDS encoding SUF system NifU family Fe-S cluster assembly protein yields MSTHLEQLYQEVILDHNKNPRNFGELPSANAYSHGHNPLCGDDYHLYLSIDDEGIIQDIRFSGTGCAISKSSASMMTAVLKKKTLEEAKSMAASFLELITQDSVSENTRSMLGRLKIFEGVKKFPVRVKCAMLIWRALEDAMKHRSEKNKGIVTTEEKE; encoded by the coding sequence ATGAGCACGCATTTAGAACAACTCTATCAAGAAGTGATTTTGGATCATAATAAGAATCCTCGAAATTTTGGCGAGCTTCCGTCTGCCAATGCCTATTCGCACGGTCATAATCCTCTGTGTGGAGACGATTATCATTTATATTTGAGCATTGATGATGAAGGAATCATTCAAGACATTCGTTTTTCAGGTACTGGATGCGCTATTTCAAAATCGAGCGCATCGATGATGACCGCTGTTTTAAAAAAGAAAACTCTTGAAGAAGCAAAAAGTATGGCGGCTTCTTTTCTAGAGTTAATAACTCAGGATTCTGTTTCAGAAAACACGCGCAGCATGCTTGGGAGATTGAAAATTTTTGAGGGAGTGAAAAAATTTCCGGTGCGCGTCAAGTGTGCCATGCTCATTTGGCGTGCATTAGAGGACGCCATGAAACATCGCAGTGAAAAAAACAAAGGAATAGTCACAACTGAAGAAAAGGAATAA